A window of the Parambassis ranga chromosome 17, fParRan2.1, whole genome shotgun sequence genome harbors these coding sequences:
- the LOC114450180 gene encoding coiled-coil domain-containing protein 39-like gives MEIMSGVLDPVLAEVGWDSRYAVPELNAENKALLEEVRKKERERTQLEDKLEKNKEQKKNMANYLKNIKEELENTEALCEAKEREIELEKHLTALAERETSRLTQDTAKMENELSSLGERKNTLENNIFKAKQKLEEFRQQMNWDQQTMDCFLEESAGKYEDTMAINKYAQQDEQRIKSLILVIEKKSVEANEKLKALDKEKTETKLAQLALDKVTENLQQAHLETQQLTHLWENTIKYMKQQDAEMQQCALQLAQANQKLREKKAAIAEKKHLMEIQRNNRKETERKSAVANKQAVKLRQELKGQESDFGRLQDELKSCKGNLERKTSDVKMLTSHISTMKKDIQDYNDKLKEAKIHNAALEEKLKVVTQTALSEEERAAQMEQFLRDEEQASKELDIQLRDYNSELSHHKEHLQAIRMKKKDSAAQVSRSKSTIVRLHNQLKKQEEEITRQQTILRQVDSRNNALNKKLERLRGDDIPSDEKQMLDVKIAELTKHLEEKKTTAKMLTDMLKESETHIRCQKKEMEKTAAQKKDLTDKVEELNLFCSTSEKDLKKVRQRKQDSMVEHKFMKLEVER, from the exons ATGGAAATTATGTCTGGAGTTCTCGACCCAGTTTTGGCTGAAGTGGGGTGGGATAGCCGTTATGCTGTCCCCGAGCTcaacgctgaaaacaaagccttactggaggaggtgagga agaaagagagagagcggacacaactggaagacaaactggagaaaaacaaggaacaaaagaagaacatggccaattacctaaagaatattaaagaagagctggaaaacactgag GCTTTGTGtgaggcaaaggagagagagatagagttagagaaacacctgacagccCTCGCGGAGAGAGAAACCAGCCGCCTGACTCAGGACACAGCTAAGATGGAGAATGAGCTCAGCTCcttaggagagaggaaaaacacgctggag aacaacattttcaaggccaaacagaagctggaggagttcaggcagcagatgaactgggaccagcagacaatggattgctttttggaggagtcagcaggcaaatatgaggacacgatggccatcaacaaatacgctcagcaagatgagcagaggatcaag tcgctcattctggtgatagagaagaagtctgtggaggccaatgaaaagctcaaagcactcgataaagagaagactgagacaaaattagcccag cttgcattggataaggtgacagagaatctgcagcaggctcacctggagacacagcagcttacccacctgtgggaaaacactatcaagtacatgaagcaacaggatgctgagatgcagcagtgtgcactg caaCTTGCCCAAGCCAACCAGAAGCTGAGGGAAAAGAAGGCCGCcattgcagagaagaagcacctgatggagatccagaggaacaacaggaaagaaaccgagaggaagtcagcggtggccaacaaacaggcagtaaaaCTGCGGCAGGAGCTGAAGGGGCAGGAGAGTGACTTtggcaggctgcaggatgag ctgaaaagctgcaaagGCAACCTAGAGAGAAAAACCTctgatgtgaagatgctgacgtcccacatatccacgatgaagaaggacatccaggactacaatgacaa actgaaggaagccaagatccacaatgctgcgctggaggagaaactgaaggttGTGACTCAGACTGCcctcagtgaggaggagagagcagcacagatggagcAGTTCCTCAGAGATGAGGAGCAGGCCAGTAAG GAGTTGGACATCCAGCTGCGTGACTACAACTCAGAGCTGTCTCACCATAAAGAGCACCTGCAGGCTATCAGGATGAAAAAGAAGGATTCTGCTGCGCAAGTTTCAAGGAGTAAATCCACCATTGTGCGCCTGCATAACCAGctcaaaaaacaggaggaggaaattaCAAGGCAGCAGACCATCTTGAGACAAGTG GACAGTCGGAACAATGCACTGAATAAAAAACTGGAACGCCTGCGAGGAGATGACATTCcatcagatgaaaaacaaatgctggATGTGAAGATTGCTGAGCTGACCAAACacctagaggagaaaaaaaccacAGCTAAGATGCTCACTGACATGCTCAAAGagtctgag ACTCATATTCGCTGccagaagaaggagatggagaagaCAGCAGCTCAGAAGAAAGATTTGACCGACAAAGTGGAGGAGCTCAACTTGTTCTGTAGTACCAGTGAGAAGGACCTGAAGAAAgtccgacagaggaaacag gacagcatggtggagcacaagtttatgaagctagaggtggagcgt